A DNA window from Streptomyces sp. 71268 contains the following coding sequences:
- a CDS encoding serine protease — translation MSLLKNVKRGAAFGAVALAAFSLTPGTAFAQATSDASEGPRTRIVGGTPAEQGEFPFMVRLSMGCGGALYAQDIVLTAAHCVDGSGPNTDIGVTGGVVDLDDPAAQKATSTEVLQAPGYDGTGKDWALIKLDKPIDQPTLKIADTDAYDNGEFDIAGWGADREGGSQQQKLLKAKVPFIDDATCKAAGGSYSGLVDAEEICAGIEAGGVDSCQGDSGGPMFRKDDAGEFVQVGIVSWGEGCARAGKPGVYTQVSHFAQDIKSAADQLGS, via the coding sequence TTGTCCCTCCTCAAGAACGTGAAGAGAGGCGCCGCGTTCGGCGCCGTCGCCCTCGCCGCCTTCAGCCTCACCCCCGGCACCGCCTTCGCGCAGGCCACCTCGGACGCCTCCGAGGGCCCGCGCACCCGGATCGTCGGCGGCACCCCGGCCGAGCAGGGTGAATTCCCCTTCATGGTCCGGCTGTCGATGGGTTGTGGCGGCGCGCTGTACGCCCAGGACATCGTGCTGACCGCCGCCCACTGCGTGGACGGCAGCGGCCCGAACACCGACATCGGTGTCACCGGTGGCGTCGTGGACCTGGACGACCCGGCCGCGCAGAAGGCCACGTCCACCGAGGTCCTGCAGGCCCCCGGGTACGACGGCACGGGCAAGGACTGGGCCCTGATCAAGCTGGACAAGCCGATCGACCAGCCGACGCTGAAGATCGCCGACACGGACGCGTACGACAACGGCGAGTTCGACATAGCCGGTTGGGGTGCCGACCGCGAGGGCGGCAGCCAGCAGCAGAAGCTGCTCAAGGCCAAGGTGCCCTTCATCGACGACGCCACCTGCAAGGCCGCGGGCGGCTCGTACAGCGGCCTGGTCGACGCCGAGGAGATCTGCGCCGGCATCGAGGCGGGCGGCGTCGACAGTTGCCAGGGCGACTCCGGTGGCCCGATGTTCCGCAAGGACGACGCGGGCGAGTTCGTCCAGGTCGGCATCGTGAGCTGGGGCGAGGGCTGCGCGCGCGCCGGCAAGCCCGGCGTCTACACGCAGGTGAGCCACTTCGCCCAGGACATCAAGAGCGCTGCCGACCAGCTCGGTAGCTGA
- a CDS encoding alpha/beta fold hydrolase, with translation MRLHTREWGAGDRIALLIHGIMSDHRTWRRVGPALAENGYRVVAVDLRGHGASERAAEYSIPLFAADLEENLPVGADLAIGHSLGGLSLSFAVEHLRPKRAVYSDPAWALETGERPTDPDTLRALRKATRSMIANFNPHWDEGDVDAELAGIAAWDPATADAVGGEYAIDYIPERPVVPSLVQAADPSYVVSEAHKEQLRAAGFTVHTVKNTGHSIHRDDLDGFMRSVLGWVRGEEPVGLV, from the coding sequence ATGCGGCTGCACACGCGGGAGTGGGGCGCGGGGGATCGGATCGCGCTGCTCATCCACGGGATCATGTCGGACCACCGCACCTGGCGGCGGGTCGGCCCGGCGCTGGCCGAGAACGGGTACCGGGTCGTCGCGGTCGACCTGCGCGGGCACGGGGCGAGCGAGCGCGCCGCCGAGTACAGCATTCCGCTGTTCGCCGCCGACCTGGAGGAGAACCTGCCGGTCGGCGCCGACCTGGCCATCGGGCACTCGCTCGGCGGCCTCTCGCTCTCCTTCGCGGTGGAGCACCTGCGCCCCAAGCGGGCCGTCTACAGCGACCCGGCCTGGGCCCTTGAGACCGGTGAGCGCCCCACCGACCCGGACACGCTACGGGCCCTGCGCAAGGCCACCCGCAGCATGATCGCCAACTTCAACCCGCACTGGGACGAGGGCGACGTGGACGCCGAACTCGCCGGCATCGCGGCCTGGGACCCGGCGACGGCGGACGCGGTGGGCGGCGAGTACGCCATCGACTACATACCCGAGCGGCCCGTCGTGCCCTCCCTGGTGCAGGCCGCCGACCCGAGCTACGTCGTCTCCGAGGCGCACAAGGAGCAGCTCCGCGCGGCCGGATTCACCGTGCACACCGTCAAGAACACGGGCCACTCGATCCACCGCGACGACCTGGACGGCTTCATGCGCTCCGTCCTCGGCTGGGTGCGCGGGGAGGAGCCGGTCGGGCTCGTGTGA
- a CDS encoding ABC transporter ATP-binding protein produces MTSEYAGDPGAAVVARGLGKRYRQNWALREVTLRLPAGRVCAVIGPNGSGKSTLLALAAGLLTPTTGSLRLFGEAPSAPATRRRMAYVAQDKPLFPRLTVAETLRLGRELNPGWDQAVAERTLRDVDIPLTARVSTLSGGQRTCVALALALGKRADLLLLDEPMADQDPLRRTRMMGALMAEAAEHGTTVVIATHVLAELDGVSDHLWLFGAGRLRLAGDTEAVQSAHALVTGARRDGERAGDRASGPGLPPELAAHTVVEARATGRQLTALVRPGGTELEGEWITREPSVEEILLGYLRNPTAAPLLLDGGPADAPEVAA; encoded by the coding sequence GTGACCAGCGAGTACGCGGGGGACCCGGGGGCGGCCGTCGTGGCGCGCGGACTGGGCAAGAGGTACCGGCAGAACTGGGCGTTGCGCGAGGTCACGCTGCGGCTCCCCGCCGGACGGGTCTGCGCCGTGATCGGCCCGAACGGCTCGGGCAAGAGCACGCTGCTGGCCCTGGCCGCCGGGCTGCTGACGCCGACGACGGGCAGTCTGCGGCTGTTCGGCGAGGCGCCATCGGCGCCCGCCACCCGGCGCCGGATGGCCTATGTGGCACAGGACAAGCCGCTGTTTCCACGGCTGACCGTCGCGGAGACGCTGCGGCTGGGCCGCGAGCTGAACCCCGGCTGGGACCAGGCCGTGGCGGAGCGGACCTTACGGGACGTCGACATACCCCTGACGGCGCGGGTCTCGACCCTCTCCGGTGGCCAACGCACCTGTGTCGCGCTGGCGCTGGCGCTCGGCAAGCGCGCCGACCTGTTGCTGCTGGACGAGCCGATGGCCGACCAGGACCCGCTGCGGCGCACCCGCATGATGGGAGCCCTGATGGCCGAGGCCGCCGAACACGGCACCACCGTGGTGATCGCCACGCACGTACTCGCCGAGTTGGACGGCGTCAGCGACCACCTCTGGTTGTTCGGCGCGGGCCGGCTCCGGCTCGCGGGCGACACGGAGGCCGTCCAGTCCGCGCACGCCCTGGTCACCGGGGCCCGCCGGGACGGCGAACGGGCCGGAGACCGGGCGAGCGGTCCCGGGCTGCCGCCCGAACTCGCCGCCCACACCGTGGTCGAGGCCCGCGCCACGGGCCGGCAACTCACCGCGCTGGTACGGCCCGGCGGCACCGAACTGGAGGGCGAGTGGATCACTCGTGAGCCCTCCGTCGAGGAGATCCTGCTCGGCTACCTCCGTAACCCCACCGCCGCGCCGCTGCTGCTCGACGGCGGCCCCGCCGATGCCCCGGAGGTCGCCGCGTGA
- a CDS encoding SDR family oxidoreductase, producing MSDPVQKHPRPEFPEQDQAHPGWTGPMDPPPDHGEDSYQGSGLLTDRATVITGGDSGIGRAVALAFAREGADVLFTHLPEERSEAERTVELVTEAGRRAVPVECDLRYEEQCQAVVDRALSEFGRIDVLVNNAAYQMSQPDGIEAITTEQFDRVLRTNLYALFWLSKMALPHVPAGGSIINTTSVQAYKPSPHLLDYATTKGAIVTFTQGLAQMVAERGVRVNAVAPGPVWTPLIPATLPETAEFGKQSPLGRPAQPAEMAPAYVFLASERASYITAEIVNATGGTPLP from the coding sequence GTGAGCGATCCCGTCCAGAAGCACCCCCGCCCCGAATTCCCCGAGCAGGACCAGGCCCACCCGGGCTGGACCGGTCCGATGGACCCACCCCCCGACCACGGCGAGGACTCGTACCAGGGCAGTGGCCTGCTGACGGACCGCGCGACGGTGATCACCGGGGGCGACTCGGGGATCGGCCGCGCGGTGGCCCTCGCCTTCGCCCGCGAGGGCGCCGACGTGCTCTTCACCCACCTGCCGGAGGAACGGTCGGAGGCCGAGCGGACGGTCGAACTGGTGACGGAGGCCGGCCGGCGGGCCGTCCCCGTGGAGTGCGACCTGCGCTACGAGGAGCAGTGCCAGGCGGTGGTCGACCGCGCGCTGTCGGAGTTCGGCCGGATCGACGTCCTGGTGAACAACGCCGCCTACCAGATGAGCCAACCGGACGGCATCGAGGCGATCACCACCGAGCAGTTCGACCGGGTGCTGCGCACCAACCTGTACGCGCTGTTCTGGCTGTCGAAGATGGCGCTCCCGCACGTGCCCGCGGGCGGTTCCATCATCAACACCACCTCCGTACAGGCGTACAAGCCCAGTCCGCACCTGCTCGACTACGCCACCACCAAGGGCGCCATCGTCACCTTCACGCAGGGGCTCGCGCAGATGGTCGCCGAGCGCGGCGTACGGGTCAACGCGGTGGCGCCGGGGCCGGTGTGGACGCCGCTGATTCCGGCGACGCTGCCGGAGACGGCCGAGTTCGGCAAGCAGTCGCCCCTCGGGCGGCCGGCCCAGCCCGCCGAGATGGCGCCCGCCTACGTCTTCCTCGCCTCCGAACGGGCCAGCTACATCACCGCGGAGATCGTGAACGCCACCGGCGGCACTCCCCTGCCGTAA
- a CDS encoding thiamine pyrophosphate-requiring protein yields MSIKVSDYVLRRLRAWEVEHVFAYAGDGINGLLAAWERADNQPRFVQARHEEMAAFQAVGYAKFSGKVGVCAATSGPGAIHLLNGLYDAKLDHVPVVAIVGQTNRSAMGGSYQQEVDLLSLYKDVAAEFCEMVTVPEQLPNVLDRAMRTAYAKRTVTAVIIPADVQELDYTPPQHAFKMVPSSLGLSSYAPVPGDAELDRAAEVLNAGEKVAILVGQGARGARAEVEQVTEALGAGVAKALLGKDALPDDLPYVTGAIGLLGTRPSYELMQGCDTLLVIGSSFPYSQFLPEYDQARAVQIDIDPFMVGLRYPFEVNLVGDARETLARLLPRLTPKKHGSWRKKIEKNTARWWEVMERRAAVEADPVNPEYVVHALDAVLPDDVILTADSGSAANWYARHLRLRGAMRGSLSGTLATMGPGVPYAIGAKFAHPDRPALALVGDGAMQMNGMAELITAAKYWQDWSDPRLIVAVLNNQDLNQVTWEMRALSGAPQFLPSQAIPDVPYADFARSIGLGGARVEKPAEVATAWQRALAADRPFVLDFRVDPAVPPIPPHATLDQIEAAAASLVKGDSDRGAVLRQGLKAKVQEMLPGGHD; encoded by the coding sequence GTGTCCATCAAGGTGTCCGACTACGTCCTGCGACGGCTGCGCGCGTGGGAGGTGGAGCACGTCTTCGCGTACGCCGGCGACGGCATCAACGGCCTGCTGGCCGCCTGGGAGCGGGCCGACAACCAGCCCCGGTTCGTCCAGGCCAGGCACGAGGAGATGGCCGCCTTCCAGGCCGTGGGGTACGCCAAGTTCTCCGGCAAGGTCGGGGTGTGCGCCGCGACCTCGGGGCCCGGGGCGATCCACCTGCTCAACGGGCTCTACGACGCCAAGCTGGACCACGTGCCGGTGGTGGCGATCGTCGGGCAGACCAACCGCAGCGCGATGGGCGGCTCGTACCAGCAGGAGGTCGACCTGCTGAGCCTGTATAAGGACGTGGCCGCCGAGTTCTGCGAGATGGTGACCGTTCCCGAACAGTTGCCGAACGTACTCGACCGGGCGATGCGCACGGCCTACGCCAAGCGCACCGTGACCGCCGTGATCATCCCCGCCGACGTGCAGGAGCTGGACTACACGCCGCCGCAGCACGCCTTCAAGATGGTCCCCTCCAGCCTCGGCCTCAGCTCGTACGCGCCCGTCCCGGGCGACGCCGAGCTGGACCGGGCGGCCGAGGTGCTCAACGCCGGCGAGAAGGTCGCCATCCTCGTTGGGCAGGGCGCCCGGGGCGCGCGGGCCGAGGTGGAGCAGGTCACGGAGGCGCTCGGCGCGGGCGTGGCCAAGGCGCTGCTCGGCAAGGACGCGCTGCCCGACGACCTGCCGTACGTGACCGGCGCGATCGGCCTGCTGGGCACCCGCCCGAGCTACGAGCTGATGCAGGGGTGCGACACGCTCCTGGTGATCGGTTCGAGCTTCCCGTATAGCCAGTTCCTGCCCGAGTACGACCAGGCCCGGGCGGTACAGATCGACATCGACCCGTTCATGGTCGGGCTGCGGTACCCGTTCGAGGTCAACCTGGTCGGCGACGCGCGGGAGACGCTCGCCCGGCTGCTGCCGCGCCTGACGCCGAAGAAGCACGGGTCGTGGCGGAAGAAGATCGAGAAGAACACCGCCCGCTGGTGGGAGGTGATGGAGCGGCGGGCGGCCGTGGAGGCCGACCCCGTCAATCCGGAGTACGTCGTGCACGCCCTGGACGCGGTGCTGCCGGACGACGTGATCCTGACCGCCGACTCGGGCTCGGCCGCCAACTGGTACGCGCGCCACCTGCGGCTGCGCGGGGCCATGCGCGGCTCGCTCTCCGGCACGCTGGCGACCATGGGGCCCGGGGTGCCGTACGCGATCGGCGCGAAGTTCGCCCACCCGGACCGCCCCGCGCTGGCCCTGGTCGGCGACGGGGCGATGCAGATGAACGGCATGGCCGAGCTGATCACCGCCGCCAAGTACTGGCAGGACTGGTCCGACCCGCGGCTGATCGTCGCCGTCCTCAACAACCAGGACCTCAACCAGGTCACCTGGGAGATGCGCGCCCTGTCGGGCGCCCCGCAGTTCCTGCCGTCCCAGGCCATCCCCGACGTGCCGTACGCCGACTTCGCCCGCTCCATCGGCCTGGGCGGGGCGCGGGTGGAGAAGCCGGCCGAGGTGGCCACGGCCTGGCAGCGGGCGCTCGCCGCGGACCGGCCGTTCGTCCTTGACTTCCGGGTGGACCCGGCCGTACCGCCGATCCCGCCGCACGCGACGCTCGACCAGATCGAGGCCGCCGCGGCCTCCCTGGTCAAGGGCGACAGCGACCGTGGCGCGGTGCTGCGGCAGGGGCTGAAGGCCAAGGTGCAGGAGATGCTGCCGGGCGGTCACGACTGA
- a CDS encoding aminoglycoside phosphotransferase family protein yields MESALSFGDGLRATLGQPRDPRLLDSSPRSRVWRVELAAGPAVVKQVVGGADADERYAREVAALELAATADAPVVPAVWGTDPGERVLVMAYVPHRRPTAGWIVAYARALAALHASGGPEVVDALPRWRGPDDADVDSFLALADTLGARAAPGVAAELRALTRRLATAPGRALLHGDPCPGNDLHTADGVTFIDLEGASWGSGLVELAYLRVGFPTCWCVTSASPALLERAERAYAATWRARTGTDLRLDLADACAGWLIRGDALVERAHRGTVDQLARLPHEDWTWGTVSARERLAHRLAVVAELTRGRAESSGLAALCVELRDRMLAHWPTLRPAPTHRP; encoded by the coding sequence ATGGAGTCGGCACTGTCGTTCGGAGACGGTTTACGGGCAACGCTGGGCCAGCCCCGTGACCCCCGCCTGCTGGACAGCAGCCCGCGGTCGCGGGTGTGGCGCGTGGAGCTGGCCGCCGGGCCCGCGGTGGTCAAGCAGGTTGTCGGCGGGGCGGACGCCGACGAGCGGTACGCGCGCGAGGTGGCCGCGCTGGAGTTGGCCGCCACGGCCGACGCACCCGTGGTGCCCGCGGTGTGGGGCACCGATCCCGGCGAGCGGGTGCTGGTCATGGCGTACGTCCCGCACCGGCGGCCGACCGCCGGCTGGATCGTCGCCTACGCCAGGGCGTTGGCCGCGCTGCACGCCAGCGGCGGGCCCGAGGTCGTCGACGCGCTGCCGCGCTGGCGCGGCCCGGACGACGCCGACGTCGACTCCTTCCTCGCGCTGGCCGACACGCTCGGGGCCCGCGCCGCCCCCGGCGTGGCCGCCGAGTTGCGCGCGCTGACCCGCCGGCTGGCCACGGCCCCCGGGCGGGCGCTGCTGCACGGCGACCCGTGCCCCGGCAACGACCTGCACACGGCGGACGGGGTCACCTTCATCGACCTCGAAGGGGCGTCCTGGGGCAGCGGCCTGGTGGAGCTGGCGTACCTGCGCGTCGGCTTCCCCACCTGTTGGTGCGTCACGTCCGCCTCCCCCGCCCTGCTGGAGCGCGCGGAGCGGGCCTACGCGGCGACCTGGCGCGCCCGTACCGGCACCGACCTGCGCCTCGACCTCGCCGACGCCTGCGCCGGCTGGCTCATCAGGGGCGACGCGCTGGTCGAGCGGGCCCACCGGGGCACCGTCGACCAGTTGGCCAGGCTCCCGCACGAGGACTGGACGTGGGGCACCGTCTCGGCCCGGGAGCGGCTGGCGCACCGGTTGGCGGTGGTGGCCGAACTGACGCGCGGGCGCGCGGAGTCGAGCGGGTTGGCCGCGCTCTGCGTCGAGCTGCGCGACCGGATGCTCGCACACTGGCCCACGCTGCGCCCGGCCCCGACCCACCGCCCGTAA
- a CDS encoding serine protease → MKIFKHVKRCIAAGAVALAAISMSPSTAIAQSDPSGPSTRVVGGTRAAQGEFPFMVRLSMGCGGSLYAKDIVLTAAHCVDGSGPNTSITATAGSVDLQSTSAIKVRSTHVLQAPGYNGNGKDWALIKLAKPINLPTLNIATTTAYDNGTFDIAGWGANREGGAQQRYLLKAKVPFISDATCKAAGGSYSGLIAAEEICAGLQQGGVDTCQGDSGGPMFRKDSAGAWVQVGIVSWGEGCARAGKPGVYTQVSHFATAIKSAASQLG, encoded by the coding sequence TTGAAGATCTTCAAGCACGTCAAGAGATGCATCGCCGCGGGCGCCGTCGCCCTCGCCGCCATCAGCATGAGCCCCAGCACCGCGATAGCCCAGAGCGACCCGAGCGGCCCGAGCACCCGGGTCGTGGGCGGCACCCGCGCGGCCCAGGGCGAGTTCCCGTTCATGGTCCGGCTGTCGATGGGCTGTGGCGGCTCCCTGTACGCCAAGGACATCGTCCTGACCGCCGCGCACTGTGTGGACGGCAGCGGCCCCAACACCAGCATCACCGCCACCGCGGGCTCCGTCGACCTGCAGAGCACCAGCGCCATCAAGGTCAGGTCCACCCACGTGCTGCAGGCCCCCGGCTACAACGGCAACGGCAAGGACTGGGCCCTCATCAAGCTGGCCAAGCCCATCAACCTGCCGACGCTGAACATCGCCACCACCACGGCGTACGACAACGGCACCTTCGACATCGCGGGTTGGGGCGCCAACCGCGAGGGCGGCGCGCAGCAGCGCTACCTGCTCAAGGCCAAGGTGCCCTTCATCAGCGACGCCACCTGCAAGGCCGCCGGTGGCTCGTACAGCGGCCTGATCGCCGCCGAGGAGATCTGCGCCGGCCTCCAGCAGGGCGGCGTGGACACCTGCCAGGGTGACTCCGGTGGCCCGATGTTCCGCAAGGACAGCGCCGGCGCCTGGGTCCAGGTCGGCATCGTGAGCTGGGGCGAGGGCTGCGCGCGCGCCGGCAAGCCCGGTGTCTACACGCAGGTGAGCCACTTCGCCACGGCCATCAAGAGCGCCGCCAGCCAGCTCGGCTAG
- a CDS encoding alpha/beta hydrolase — MHVTSEQRLADGVREREFTLGEIPGTLWTPDTTPAPLVLMSHNNGLPKADPRLVARARYTAAHGYAVATIDAAGCGDRPRSTADERARADLRRALRAGEPADELLESLIGPLVANAVPEWRYTLDALLELPETRGPVGYSGGWAALGIHLAATEPRIAAAGLFAGGYVPRAQREEARRVTIPLLLLLQWDDEGNPRQRALDLFDAFGSTEKTLHANVGGHTGTPPFELEDACRFLDRHLR, encoded by the coding sequence ATGCACGTCACTTCCGAACAGCGTCTCGCCGACGGCGTCCGCGAGCGCGAGTTCACCCTTGGCGAGATCCCCGGCACCCTGTGGACCCCGGACACCACACCGGCCCCCCTGGTCCTGATGTCCCACAACAACGGCCTGCCCAAGGCGGACCCCCGCCTGGTGGCCCGGGCCCGCTACACCGCGGCGCACGGGTACGCCGTGGCCACCATCGACGCCGCCGGGTGCGGCGACCGCCCCCGGTCCACCGCCGACGAGCGGGCCCGCGCCGACCTGCGGCGGGCGCTGCGCGCCGGCGAGCCGGCCGACGAACTCCTCGAATCCCTCATCGGCCCGCTGGTCGCGAACGCCGTCCCGGAGTGGCGGTACACCCTGGACGCCCTGCTGGAACTGCCCGAGACCAGGGGCCCGGTCGGATACTCCGGCGGCTGGGCCGCCCTCGGCATCCACCTCGCCGCGACCGAGCCACGCATCGCGGCCGCCGGCCTCTTCGCCGGCGGATACGTGCCCCGGGCCCAGCGCGAGGAGGCCCGCAGGGTCACCATCCCCCTGCTCCTCCTGCTCCAGTGGGACGACGAGGGCAACCCCCGGCAGCGGGCCCTGGACCTCTTCGACGCCTTCGGCAGCACAGAGAAGACGCTGCACGCGAACGTTGGCGGCCACACCGGCACCCCGCCCTTCGAGCTGGAGGACGCGTGCCGGTTCCTGGACCGGCATCTGAGGTGA
- a CDS encoding glycosyltransferase family 39 protein has translation MALPPPRARAADATTSTNPAAEPAKPRTTTRTTRTARPFAWRARVRLPRRARPYALVLLPAVLTLATGLWGLEREHSMWRDESTTYQVAHRDLGEIVRMLGTVDVVHGLYYLLMYAVFDCWDGGLWALRLPSVLAMAGAAAGVALIGRRLAGPRAGLAAGLVFALLPPVQRYAQEGRSYALVCACVVWGTYLLLRAVAGRTRRAWWGYAASMALACLLHEFAVLALLAHGLTLRCARVRGDAFWSWARAAASAAVPLAPLVVVSQQQAQQVAWISAPGVGQVATFLGLAFTAVALARVVRTAGERRGRIGLPALALPLFLVPTALLMAASALHPIYVDRYVLYGWLGFALLLGAALDRALRAARARGPATVGLLCGVVAALLVAQVPYALTLRTPDSRLDDTVAAARAVGELSEPGDGLLFLPFHRREPLMSAPDEFHGLRDLAQAQDAFSSGTLWGTELPPATIRARMLRAHRVTVITDPRPSARPSPQEAVERAVLRDHFTVCERRPVRGMRVVRYARPGTC, from the coding sequence ATGGCCCTGCCCCCGCCGCGCGCCCGCGCCGCTGACGCCACCACTTCGACGAACCCAGCGGCCGAGCCCGCCAAGCCGCGCACCACCACCCGCACCACCCGCACCGCCCGCCCCTTCGCCTGGCGGGCGCGGGTACGACTACCGCGCCGGGCGCGCCCGTACGCGCTCGTCCTCCTGCCGGCCGTGCTCACGCTCGCCACCGGGTTATGGGGCCTCGAACGCGAGCACAGCATGTGGCGCGACGAGTCCACCACGTACCAGGTGGCGCACCGCGACCTCGGCGAGATCGTGCGGATGCTCGGCACCGTCGACGTCGTGCACGGCCTCTACTACCTGCTCATGTACGCCGTGTTCGACTGCTGGGACGGCGGCCTGTGGGCGCTGCGGCTGCCGTCGGTCCTCGCGATGGCCGGCGCCGCCGCCGGTGTGGCCCTCATCGGCCGCCGACTGGCCGGCCCCCGCGCCGGGTTGGCGGCCGGGCTGGTCTTCGCGCTGCTGCCGCCGGTGCAGCGGTACGCGCAGGAGGGCCGCTCCTACGCGCTGGTCTGCGCCTGCGTGGTGTGGGGCACGTACCTGCTGTTGCGGGCCGTCGCCGGGCGCACCCGGCGGGCGTGGTGGGGGTACGCGGCGTCGATGGCGCTGGCCTGTCTGCTGCACGAGTTCGCGGTGCTCGCGCTCCTCGCGCACGGCCTCACGCTCCGCTGCGCGCGGGTGCGCGGCGACGCGTTCTGGTCCTGGGCGCGGGCCGCCGCGAGCGCCGCCGTGCCGCTCGCGCCGCTGGTCGTGGTCAGCCAGCAGCAGGCGCAGCAGGTCGCGTGGATCTCCGCGCCGGGCGTCGGGCAGGTCGCCACCTTCCTCGGGCTCGCGTTCACCGCCGTCGCGCTGGCCCGGGTGGTCCGGACGGCCGGGGAACGGCGCGGGCGGATCGGGCTGCCGGCGCTGGCGCTGCCGCTGTTCCTCGTGCCTACGGCGCTGCTGATGGCCGCCTCGGCCCTGCACCCGATCTACGTCGACCGGTACGTGCTCTACGGCTGGCTCGGGTTCGCCCTGCTGCTCGGCGCCGCGCTCGACCGGGCGCTCCGCGCCGCCCGAGCCCGTGGCCCGGCCACCGTCGGCCTGCTGTGCGGCGTGGTCGCGGCGCTGCTCGTCGCGCAGGTGCCGTACGCGCTGACGCTGCGTACGCCGGACAGTCGGCTCGACGACACGGTGGCCGCCGCCCGCGCCGTCGGTGAACTGTCCGAACCAGGGGACGGGCTGCTCTTCCTGCCGTTCCACCGCCGCGAGCCGTTGATGTCCGCCCCGGACGAGTTCCACGGGTTGCGTGACCTGGCACAGGCCCAGGACGCGTTCTCCTCGGGCACGCTGTGGGGCACGGAGTTGCCGCCGGCGACCATCCGGGCGCGCATGCTGCGCGCGCACCGCGTCACCGTCATCACCGACCCGCGCCCCTCCGCCCGCCCCAGCCCGCAGGAGGCGGTCGAACGCGCGGTGCTGCGGGACCACTTCACGGTCTGCGAGCGGCGCCCGGTGCGGGGCATGCGCGTGGTGCGCTACGCCCGGCCGGGCACCTGCTGA